One genomic segment of Fictibacillus halophilus includes these proteins:
- a CDS encoding type II secretion system F family protein has translation MDTSIILLVLLFWFFFGMALRNWFVFSQEKKKLITHIQDVTEISRNVFKKKEKTSTKILTKIFKYGDDFSALGQRINFFSEKHEVELWLRKAGYPYELTVERFQGIKIFLTIIGFFVGFIGIFTGLPLSQFGVTLLPLLGYFGTIMALKNKAKKRQEELRYDLPDFLDTVSVSLRAGVSLDQTLREVVKYFSGPLHEEFSRFNQEISLGVPREEAYRDLLKRNDNPEFQSLIKSLIQGVKLGVPIATTFKIQAEDMRVIRKELAKEKAAKASPKVTLITTFVVAPTAIIMIAGLMILNMLFSDGGIASLFR, from the coding sequence ATGGATACTTCAATAATTTTATTGGTTTTACTATTTTGGTTCTTTTTTGGGATGGCCCTAAGGAATTGGTTTGTGTTCTCACAAGAGAAAAAAAAGTTAATTACTCATATTCAAGATGTAACAGAAATTAGTAGGAATGTATTTAAGAAGAAAGAGAAAACATCAACGAAAATTTTAACTAAAATTTTCAAATATGGTGATGATTTTTCTGCTTTAGGTCAAAGAATAAATTTTTTCAGTGAAAAACACGAGGTAGAACTTTGGTTAAGAAAAGCAGGTTATCCATATGAGTTAACAGTGGAACGATTTCAAGGCATAAAAATATTTTTAACAATTATTGGGTTTTTCGTAGGTTTTATTGGAATCTTTACAGGATTACCATTATCTCAATTTGGTGTCACCCTATTACCGTTGCTAGGTTACTTTGGGACAATCATGGCGTTAAAGAACAAAGCAAAAAAGCGACAAGAAGAACTACGTTATGATTTACCTGATTTTCTAGATACAGTAAGTGTTAGTTTAAGAGCTGGAGTTAGCTTAGATCAAACGCTCCGAGAAGTAGTTAAATATTTTAGTGGTCCTCTACATGAAGAGTTTTCTAGGTTTAACCAAGAGATAAGTTTAGGTGTACCTAGAGAGGAAGCATATCGAGATTTACTTAAAAGAAATGATAATCCCGAATTTCAATCGTTAATAAAATCTCTTATTCAAGGGGTTAAATTAGGGGTTCCAATTGCTACAACTTTTAAAATACAGGCAGAAGATATGCGAGTAATCCGAAAAGAGTTAGCTAAAGAGAAAGCAGCTAAAGCCAGCCCTAAGGTTACTCTTATAACAACATTTGTAGTTGCTCCTACTGCAATTATAATGATTGCAGGTTTAATGATACTAAACATGCTGTTTAGTGATGGTGGAATAGCTAGTTTATTTAGGTAA
- a CDS encoding VWA domain-containing protein, which translates to MKITSSYKFLFISILTVCLISCSNNDSNNNESTKPKEETKSTEQKDKGRSEFKTLKKNVLSSPTNTNELIQYPAGAFAGNTIALLPEEEKKEVYKKLDKMPKITDNATNKEKDLYWNNLLSLFHEDYIDPQSVLEKWKMESFGSPEIDDPRFKFKENLNVEIVLDASGSMNGKIGGKTKMELAKESISEFASSLPEGANVALRVYGHKGSGSDQDKELSCESSDIVYNMQNYDESNFKESLNKFNPSGWTPITLALNKAKEDMAKFNGDQNTNIIFLVSDGINTCGGDPVQVAKSLADSNIKPIVNVIGFDVDAKGQEQLKNVANASAGIYANVNNQGELVKQFESAKEIAEKWDQWKKDAISNLDSIKVDRYFMTLEFSNDWSSKEEQQSANLIDAINYLYRDKKVISKEVNDYFHSKRDEQKDLTGKSQDEVVEYLESINDKTYDEMKKSIEEKYKQK; encoded by the coding sequence ATGAAAATTACATCAAGTTACAAATTTTTATTCATATCAATTTTAACGGTATGTTTAATCTCCTGTTCCAACAACGATTCTAATAACAATGAATCAACAAAACCAAAAGAAGAAACAAAATCTACCGAACAAAAAGATAAAGGTAGGTCAGAATTTAAAACTTTAAAAAAAAATGTATTGTCGTCACCCACAAACACTAATGAATTAATTCAATATCCTGCAGGAGCATTTGCAGGTAATACTATAGCATTATTACCTGAAGAAGAAAAAAAAGAAGTTTATAAAAAATTAGATAAGATGCCCAAAATTACAGATAATGCAACAAATAAAGAAAAGGATCTCTATTGGAACAATCTTTTATCTTTATTTCATGAGGATTACATAGATCCTCAATCAGTATTAGAAAAGTGGAAAATGGAATCATTTGGAAGTCCGGAAATTGACGATCCTCGCTTTAAATTTAAAGAGAATTTAAACGTTGAAATTGTACTCGATGCAAGTGGAAGTATGAATGGGAAGATTGGCGGAAAAACAAAAATGGAGTTGGCTAAAGAATCTATTTCTGAATTTGCTTCATCTTTGCCAGAAGGTGCGAATGTTGCTCTGCGTGTATATGGGCATAAAGGGTCAGGTTCTGATCAGGATAAAGAGCTCTCATGTGAAAGTAGTGATATTGTTTACAATATGCAGAATTACGACGAGAGCAATTTTAAGGAATCTCTCAATAAATTTAATCCTTCAGGGTGGACCCCTATTACGCTCGCATTGAATAAAGCAAAAGAAGATATGGCCAAATTTAACGGAGATCAAAATACGAATATAATTTTCCTTGTCAGTGACGGAATAAACACATGTGGTGGTGATCCTGTCCAAGTTGCTAAGAGTTTAGCAGATTCTAACATAAAGCCTATCGTAAATGTAATTGGGTTCGATGTTGATGCTAAAGGGCAAGAACAATTAAAAAATGTAGCAAATGCAAGTGCAGGAATTTATGCAAATGTAAATAATCAAGGTGAATTAGTGAAACAGTTTGAGTCTGCAAAAGAAATCGCTGAAAAATGGGACCAATGGAAAAAAGATGCTATAAGCAATTTGGATTCCATAAAAGTTGATCGTTACTTTATGACACTTGAGTTTTCAAATGATTGGAGTTCAAAAGAGGAACAACAAAGTGCAAATTTAATTGATGCAATAAATTATTTATATCGTGATAAAAAAGTTATTAGTAAAGAAGTCAATGATTATTTTCATTCTAAGCGTGATGAACAAAAAGATTTAACAGGAAAATCACAGGACGAAGTAGTGGAATACCTAGAGTCCATAAATGACAAAACATACGACGAAATGAAGAAATCCATTGAAGAGAAATATAAACAGAAGTAA
- a CDS encoding TadE family protein — MIISYLKQKTNEKGSASIEFLAMIPFVFLLMVMLWQFLIGAYALITAQSAANEAAKVYSTTENQAEAASAASKIVDATGDSIKLNNSRTFISSGSDKQFTSSVGVDLELVFLPSELFSGGTPTIPINVDVSSRVIK, encoded by the coding sequence ATGATCATATCTTATTTAAAACAAAAAACAAACGAAAAAGGTTCGGCTAGTATTGAGTTTTTGGCAATGATTCCTTTTGTTTTTTTATTAATGGTCATGCTCTGGCAATTTCTTATAGGTGCTTATGCTTTAATAACTGCTCAATCTGCTGCAAATGAAGCAGCCAAAGTTTATTCAACGACTGAAAACCAAGCTGAAGCTGCATCAGCTGCAAGTAAGATTGTGGATGCAACGGGTGATAGTATTAAACTTAATAATAGTAGAACCTTTATTTCATCAGGTTCAGATAAACAATTCACATCTTCTGTAGGGGTAGATTTGGAATTGGTATTTTTGCCTTCTGAGCTTTTTAGTGGAGGAACACCCACTATTCCAATCAATGTTGACGTTAGCAGCAGGGTGATAAAATGA
- a CDS encoding pilus assembly protein TadG-related protein — MSKQFSNEKGNIALLTLGLMSVMIIMFLFLTNFVKVFSIKEQASTNAQQASLAATSIVYEEVDEAIDEYEMTLIANGKEILEGESLSERINKRQEQYSDLNQNEAHIKAVDEVLSEELSGNGIDTKILNDILIENLTNSQTIESLKYEVSEVISSNKGTVANSEIVFMDDSQITVKTSSKYKALKFDSFIPDDQRDINQTGTGPEISFIEYLDGWSDITIELN, encoded by the coding sequence ATGAGTAAGCAGTTTTCAAATGAAAAAGGTAATATTGCACTTCTGACCCTTGGTTTAATGAGCGTAATGATTATTATGTTTCTATTCCTCACCAATTTCGTAAAAGTTTTCTCGATAAAAGAACAAGCTTCAACCAATGCTCAGCAAGCTAGCTTGGCAGCTACTTCAATTGTTTACGAAGAAGTAGATGAGGCGATTGATGAATATGAAATGACGCTCATTGCAAACGGTAAGGAGATTCTTGAAGGAGAAAGTCTAAGTGAGAGAATTAACAAACGCCAGGAACAATATTCAGACCTTAATCAAAATGAAGCACATATTAAGGCAGTAGATGAAGTGTTAAGTGAAGAGTTATCTGGAAATGGAATTGACACTAAAATCTTAAACGACATACTCATAGAGAATCTCACCAATAGTCAAACCATTGAAAGTCTGAAATATGAAGTAAGCGAAGTTATTTCTAGCAATAAAGGGACGGTAGCCAATTCCGAGATCGTTTTCATGGATGATTCACAGATAACGGTTAAAACATCTTCGAAATATAAAGCACTCAAGTTTGATAGTTTTATTCCTGATGATCAAAGAGATATTAATCAAACTGGAACGGGTCCTGAAATTTCCTTTATCGAATATTTAGATGGTTGGTCTGACATTACAATTGAACTTAACTAG